Part of the Mycolicibacterium thermoresistibile genome, GACCGATCCGTCCGCGGGCCATCGGGGCATCAGCCTGCTGATGATCGAAGACGGCATGGAGGGCTTCACCCGCGGCCGCAAGCTCGACAAGATCGGCCAGTACTCGGCTGACACCGCCGAGCTGTTCTTCGAGGACGTCAAGGTGCCCAAGGAGAACCTCGTTGGCGAACTCAACCGCGGGTTCTACCACCTGATGCAGAACCTGCCGTTCGAACGGGTCGGGGTCGCCTGCTACGCGCTGCCCGCGGCGCGCCGGGCACTCGAGCTCACCAAGCAGTACTGCCTGGAGCGCACCGCGTTCGGCCAGCCGATCGGCAAGTTCCAGGTCAACCGGCACTTCATCGCCGAGATGCAGACCAAGCTCGACGCCGCCCAGACCTACCTGGACCAGTGCGTGCTCGCCGTCAACGAGGGTTCGCTCTCCGCCGCCGACGCCGCCGGCCTAAAGTGGTGGACCTCGGAGGTGCAGTGGGAGATTATCGACCGCTGCCTGCAGCTGCACGGCGGGTACGGCTACATCAACGAGTACGAGGTGGCGCGGCTGTGGCGTGACTCGCGGGTGCAGCGGCTCTACGCCGGCACCACGGAAATCATGAAGGACCTCATGGGACGAGCGATGGGTTACTGACGATGGGTGGAAATGAGCTTGCTCACCCTCGGCGCGCGTATCGCGGGTGACAACCGACGTTTGGGTTAACCTGGAAAACAGTTAGTGGATTCTGGAATGGGGTGGAGGACGACATGGAGGTCACCAGCCTTCGCGAGCCGAAGATGGCGGACCGGGTAGCCACCGTCCTCCGCCGCATGTTCATCCGCGGGGAGATTCCCGAAGGGACGATGCTGCCCCCGGAGTCGGAACTCATGGAGCGGTTCGGCGTGTCGCGCCCGACGCTGCGTGAGGCGTTCCGCGTCCTGGAGTCCGAGTCGCTGATCGTCGTGCAGCGCGGCGTGCGCGGCGGTGCCCGGGTCACCCGGCCGCGCCGCGAGACGCTCGCGCGCTACGCCGGGCTGATCCTCGAGTACGAGGGTGTGACGGTCAAGGACGTCTACGAGGCCAGGGTGGCGCTCGAGGTGCCGATGGTGGTGCAGCTGGCCAAGGACCGCAACCCCGCGGTCATCGCCGAGCTCGAACGCATCGTCGAGGCCGAGTCGAAGCTGGAGCCAGGCGCCGAGACCGTCTCGCAGCTCACCGACTTCCACGGCGCGATCGCCCGGCTGTCGGGCAACAAGACGCTGCAGATCGTCACCGACATGCTGCACCACGTCATCGAGAAGGCGAACCGGTCACTGCAGCCCACCGAGGGCACCCGCGCCGAGCAGGCGGTCAAGAAATCCACCAAGACCCACCGCATGGTGCTGGACTACATCAAGGCCGGAGACGCCGAGAAGGCCGGCGAGCTCTGGCAGAAGCACCTGCAGAAGGCCGGGGAGTACCTGCTGTCGGGCACCGAGATGTCCACGGTCGTCGACCTTCTCGAATGACCGGGGTTTTCAGGTGACCGACCTCGCCGCGGCTGGCGACCTCGAGACGCCCGCCCACCTGCTGCGCCGGTTCGAGATCGACGTGCTGGGCGTGGACATGGACGCCGCAACGGTGGAGATGTCGATGTCGCTCGCCGGCATGCGTAATCCGTTCACCGGCCATCCGACCGTCGCCCCGCTGGGGCTGCTCGTCGACTCGGCCAACGGCATGTCCAACCACTACCGGCATCGCGGCAGGGAGTGGACGGTCTCCAGCGAGCTGGCCATCGAGCTGAGCCCGGAGGGGAGT contains:
- a CDS encoding acyl-CoA dehydrogenase family protein encodes the protein MRRNIFEQVHDDFRATAREFFERHCVPNVEKWEKQGKVDREAWLAAGEAGLIGWEFDPKYGGLGIKDFRFNQIISEEMFMTGSVGIGLGVQNDILMPYLNTLTTEEQKQRWLPKFISGEYIGSIAMSEPAAGSDLAGIKTTARDAGDHWVVNGQKTFISNGLLSKLVLTAVKTDPSAGHRGISLLMIEDGMEGFTRGRKLDKIGQYSADTAELFFEDVKVPKENLVGELNRGFYHLMQNLPFERVGVACYALPAARRALELTKQYCLERTAFGQPIGKFQVNRHFIAEMQTKLDAAQTYLDQCVLAVNEGSLSAADAAGLKWWTSEVQWEIIDRCLQLHGGYGYINEYEVARLWRDSRVQRLYAGTTEIMKDLMGRAMGY
- a CDS encoding FadR/GntR family transcriptional regulator, whose protein sequence is MEVTSLREPKMADRVATVLRRMFIRGEIPEGTMLPPESELMERFGVSRPTLREAFRVLESESLIVVQRGVRGGARVTRPRRETLARYAGLILEYEGVTVKDVYEARVALEVPMVVQLAKDRNPAVIAELERIVEAESKLEPGAETVSQLTDFHGAIARLSGNKTLQIVTDMLHHVIEKANRSLQPTEGTRAEQAVKKSTKTHRMVLDYIKAGDAEKAGELWQKHLQKAGEYLLSGTEMSTVVDLLE